A single genomic interval of Trachemys scripta elegans isolate TJP31775 chromosome 3, CAS_Tse_1.0, whole genome shotgun sequence harbors:
- the LOC117875238 gene encoding glutathione S-transferase 3-like isoform X2, with the protein MATKPKLYYFNGRGRMETIRWLLATAGVEFEEAEYLETRKQYEKLLQDGSLLFQEVPMVEIDGMKMVQTRAILNYIAGKHNLYGKDLKERALIDMYVEGTMDLNEMIMLYPFSSPEEKEKNFALMIQRATNRYFPVYEKVLKAHGQDFLVGNQLSRADVQVLESILMIEEYEPTALSEFPLLQMHGQQIQKILCLFPNLPLTHCVLG; encoded by the exons ATGGCTACAAAACCCAAGCTTTACTACTTTAATGGAAGAGGCCGAATGGAAACGATAAGATGGCTTTTGGCAACAGCTGGGGTTGAG tttgAAGAAGCTGAATATTTGGAAACAAGAAAACAATATGAAAAGTTACTTCAGG ATGGATCCCTGCTGTTTCAAGAAGTGCCCATGGTAGAAATTGACGGAATGAAGATGGTGCAGACCAGAGCCATTCTCAACTACATAGCAGGGAAACACAACCTCTATGGGAAGGACCTGAAGGAGAGagcact GATTGATATGTATGTTGAAGGAACAATGGACCTGAATGAAATGATCATGCTTTACCCTTTCTCATCTCCTGAGGAAAAGGAGAAGAATTTTGCCTTAATGATTCAGAGGGCAACCAACAGATACTTCCCAGTGTATGAGAAG GTTTTAAAAGCTCATGGACAAGATTTTCTTGTTGGCAACCAACTCAGCAGGGCAGACGTACAAGTACTTGAATCCATTTTAATGATTGAAGAGTATGAGCCCACTGCTCTCTCAGAATTTCCTCTATTACAG ATGCATGGGCAGCAGATTCAGAAGATCTTGTGTCTATTCCCAAAtctaccactgactcactgtgtccTTGGATAA
- the LOC117875236 gene encoding glutathione S-transferase A4-like, translating to MSGKPKLTYFNGRGRMESIRWLLAAAGVEFEEEFLETREQYQKLIKDGVLLFDQVPLVEIDGMKMVQTRAILSYIAAKYNLYGKDLKERALIDMYVEGTADLMGMIITFAFTPPKERNLALIIERATTRYFPVYEKVLKQHGQEFLIGNRFSWADVQLLETILMVEEKEPTVLSKFPVLQAFKARISNIPTIKKFLQPGSQRKPPPDDQYVATVIEVFKKD from the exons ATGTCTGGGAAACCCAAACTTACCTACTTCAATGGAAGAGGACGCATGGAATCAATACGGTGGctgttggcagcagctggggtggAG TTTGAAGAAGAATTTTTGGAAACAAGAGAACAGTATCAAAAGTTAATAAAAG ATGGCGTCCTGCTGTTTGACCAAGTACCATTGGTGGAAATTGATGGGATGAAGATGGTGCAGACCAGAGCCATTCTCAGCTACATAGCTGCCAAGTACAACCTCTATGGGAAGGATCTGAAAGAGAGAGCATT aaTTGACATGTATGTGGAAGGAACAGCTGATCTCATGGGAATGATCATTACCTTTGCTTTCACTCCACCTAAGGAGAGGAATCTTGCCTTAATCATCGAGAGGGCCACAACCAGATATTTCCCAGTCTATGAAAAG GTTCTGAAACAACATGGGCAAGAGTTTCTTATTGGCAACCGATTCAGCTGGGCAGATGTACAGCTGCTTGAAACCATTTTAATGGTAGAGGAGAAAGAGCCCACTGTGCTTTCCAAGTTCCCTGTGTTACAG GCTTTTAAAGCAAGAATAAGCAACATACCTACAATTAAGAAATTCCTGCAGCCTGGCAGCCAGAGGAAGCCTCCACCTGATGACCAATATGTGGCGACAGTGATTGAAGTTTTCAAAAAAGATTAA